A genomic window from Nomascus leucogenys isolate Asia chromosome 10, Asia_NLE_v1, whole genome shotgun sequence includes:
- the PLVAP gene encoding plasmalemma vesicle-associated protein, whose product MGLAMEHGGSYARAGGSSRGCWYYLRYFFLFVSLIQFLIILGLVLFMVYGNVHVSTESNLQATERRAEGLYSQLLGLTASQSNLTKELNLTTRAKDAIMQMLLSARRDLDRINASFRQCQGDRVIFTNNQRYMAAIILSEKQCRDQFKDMNKSCDALLFMLNQKVKTLEVEIAKEKAICTKDKESMLLNKHVVEEQLAECVKTREVQHQERQLAEEQLQKVQALCLPLDKDKFEMDFRNLWRDSIIPRSLDNLGYNLYHPLGSELASIRRACDHMPSLMSSKVEELARSLRTGIERVARENSDLQRQKLEAQQGLRASQEAKQKVEKEAQAREAKLQAECSRQTQLALEEKAVLRKERDNLAKELEEKKREAEQLRMELAIRNSALDTCIKAKSQPMMPVSRPMGPVPNSQPIDPASLEEFKRKILESQRPPAGIPVAPSSG is encoded by the exons ATGGGTCTGGCCATGGAGCACGGAGGGTCCTACGCTCGGGCGGGGGGCAGCTCTCGGGGCTGCTGGTATTACCTGCGCTACTTCTTCCTCTTCGTCTCCCTCATCCAGTTCCTCATCATCCTGGGGCTCGTCCTCTTCATGGTCTATGGCAATGTGCACGTGAGCACAGAGTCCAACCTGCAGGCCACCGAGCGCCGAGCGGAGGGCCTATACAGTCAGCTCCTAGGCCTCACGGCCTCCCAGTCCAACCTGACCAAGGAGCTCAACCTCACCACCCGCGCCAAGGATGCCATCATGCAGATGTTGCTGAGCGCCCGCCGCGACCTGGACCGCATCAATGCCAGCTTCCGCCAGTGCCAGGGTGACCGG GTCATCTTCACGAACAATCAGCGGTACATGGCTGCCATCATCTTGAGTGAGAAGCAATGCAGAGATCAATTCAAGGACATGAACAAGAGCTGCGATG CCTTGCTCTTCATGCTGAATCAGAAGGTGAAGACACTGGAGGTGGAGATAGCCAAGGAGAAAGCCATTTGCACTAAGGATAAGGAAAGCATGCTGCTGAACAAACACGTGGTGGAGGAACAGCTGGCTGAATGTGTGAAAACCCGGGAGGTGCAGCACCAAGAGCGCCAGCTGGCCGAGGAGCAACTGCAAAAGGTGCAAGCCCTCTGCCTGCCCCTGGACAAGGACAAGTTTGAGATGGATTTTCGTAACCTGTGGAGGGACTCCATTATCCCACGCAGCCTGGACAACCTGGGTTACAACCTCTACCATCCCCTGGGCTCGGAATTGGCCTCCATCCGCAGAGCCTGCGACCACATGCCCAGCCTCATGAGCTCCAAGGTGGAGGAGCTGGCCCGGAGCCTCCGGACGGGTATCGAACGCGTGGCCCGTGAGAACTCGGACCTCCAACGCCAGAAGCTGGAAGCCCAGCAGGGCCTGCGGGCCAGTCAGGAGGCAAAACAGAAGGTGGAGAAGGAGGCTCAGGCCCGGGAGGCCAAGCTCCAAGCCGAATGCTCCCGGCAGACCCAGCTAGCGCTGGAGGAGAAGGCGGTGCTGCGGAAGGAACGAGACAACCTGGCCAAGGAGCtggaagagaagaagagggaggCGGAGCAGCTCAGGATGGAGCTGGCCATCAGAAACTCGGCCCTGGACACCTGCatcaaggccaag TCGCAGCCAATGATGCCAGTGTCAAGGCCCATGGGCCCTGTCCCCAACTCCCAGCCCATCG ACCCAGCTAGCCTGGAGGAGTTCAAGAGGAAGATCCTGGAGTCCCAGAGGCCCCCTGCAGGCATCCCTGTAGCCCCATCCAG TGGCTGA